The DNA sequence tcgaataagtaattgaaggataagagagaggtgtggtgataagaagagtgtaattgagagagttgaggagggtgtgctgaaatggtttggatatatggggagaataagtgaggaatggttgacacaaagaggatatatgtgtctgaagtggaggtaGATCGGAGAAGGGGATACTAAACTAgagatggaggatggagtgaaaaatattttgagtggttggtgtctgaacaaacaggagggtgaaatgcatatTGGGAAACCAAGAAAGAGATGGTAGGATGGTGTAAAAGATCTTtaagttatcagggcctgaacatgtagtagggtgagaagtgtgcaagggtAAAGCAAATTTGAGTTGcatgttatatgggagggtgcagtatgctgtcagtgggctaaaccagAGCATGGAAGTGATCACAGGAAACCACAAAGTTATATAAGGCTTGGCTGCAGTTTCACGGCATTATACATTAGAGCTAGAGATTGAATTTGAGCAAAAGAGGGcattctttgttcctggtgtACCTtgaaacatgggaaacagcaaaccaGTATTGAGGAAAAAGATTATGGCATTTAGTCCAGAAACTGGTTTAAATACTGCGCATATTCTTTAGTCAAAACGTTAAAGATAAATGGAAAGATATGGTCAAGTGGCAGAACgtgacctttttctttttttattcagcTGACTTTTAATAAGTATAAAGGGAGATCAAAGGTTGTAGTTTATGAACAAGAGTGCCAGTTATTTTGAGTAAAGAGCAGTATTTCTTGATGGTGTAACAGGAGAAACTAATATAAGGTTATCCATGTTGTAACCTAAGGAGCTGACTAAAGCTTCAGAAATATTTTACTCCCGTGGAAATTGGTTGCTCTTCAACCCATAAATATTCTCCTCCTGCCAATTATTAGCATATAGGATGCATATGTTGCATGTCTGTCATGAATGCTAAGTTGTTTGTAACTGCAACTTACATGTATAGCTTTGTTCTGTAGATTTGAAAAGGATATGTGCTGTATGAATTTGCTGGTAGGTTTAATCCAGAAATGCATTCTTCTTACATGACCTCTTTGCTCCGCCATTATTGATGCTCCTTTACCATTAATGCTGAGTTGTCTGATACTTATATATATGGCTCCTGTCAATAAatttcatgggtatatatatgaaattgaaaATTCTACTGCTTTATTCCATGATATACTTTACAGCTGGTTCTTGTGCTAGGAGACCTCCATATTCCCCATCGGGTGAGCTCACTACCAGCAAAATTCAAGAAATTGCTGGTACCAGGGCGTATTCAACATATCCTTTGCACAGGAAACCTGTGCACTAAGGAGAGTTATGACTACCTCAAAACCCTAGCAGCAGATGTCCATGTTGTCAGAGGAGATTTCGATGAGGTGAGAATAGATAATTGTGAATATTACTTAAAGTATTAGAataatttttctcatattttcagtGATTTTGCTGTGTAGGGTTCTTTTACTTGTATGCTGTATATGATGATCATTtattgtatgtattatatatctgTACAGTATAGGCATTAAATTCAAGATATTCATGTATCCGAAGACCACATTTTATGTTTGTTGTTAAAGTTTGTTTTATGGTGTACTGTACACCACTTGCTACTGTACTCAAATTTATTAGAAAGGcagtttttcatattttgtattaatatttttcataatttcccATATTTTTCAATAGCCATATGGGGTATCCATGCCTCTCTGTCAATATAAGTGATTGCTTTTTTGTTTAAACAttacttttcatttatttatttctcatCATACGTTTGGTGTCTTTGATTGCCTCTTTAATCTATGGTCATTGTGGCCACATTATTGTTCATTGCCGTTAACTTTTTTGATATAATTGTTTGAgatctttccctttctttttatcaaacatttctcattttttccTACAATGATGCAGGTAGTCAGGCTATCCACACTGGTTTCTTTATGTCAGGTAAACTGAACAGCTGTTCATTCCAGTGTGGATTTAGAAAGTTTTGATCTACCACAGGCCCTTTAACACCAATAGCAGAAAGAATTTGCTTATCATTATCAGAAATAGGGTTCTTTGATAATCTCATTGATGATTTGGAGATAACCTCATTAATATTAGTAGACTTCTCTTGATTTCCTCACAAGAAAGATCCTGAGATAAGTTTTttctgggaatgaatgaaaacaacTAAATGCAACATTACATATGTAAAAGGAAATGTAAATTTCTTCTGCAAAATATAGTTTGCTCAGACAAGGTAATGACATTTATTGGTGGCAGGAAATTTGATGAATGTGAAGGTTTTACTGTTGCTATTGAAAAATCTTGTAATGCAAAATAATCAAAAGAAATTCATGCTACACTTGAATTAACTGTGCTGTCCCTGAAAAGAAATTTACAATATACGATACTTCATCCCCAAAGTATGCTCCAAACTTTCTCATCTTATGCTCCATTGCATCTCATAGTCCAGAAATTCTAAGAATGGAGTGTGGTAATCTATTCAAAGCATAGGAGTGGAGATTCTGAAGGTGTACTAGATGGGTTGGTATCACTGGTTATCAAAGAATGGACACTGAGACTAAGTCTTTTACCCCAAGTAATTTTAAATCAAGAGACGTACCTTTCTAGTGATTTTATAATTGGAATATGAATAAACACCCATTTATGATAAAGCTGCTGAGGTATGGCGTTTGTTTTCACTTGGAATTGTCATTTTGCAACAAATGTACTCTGAGGTTTGCTTATATGTTTGAGGGTTCAATCTCAGAGAAAAGTTCACATCATGGTTAggtttaattgaaatatgaaagagGCTAAAGAGTGGGAGAAAAAGGAAGCTaggcttaattgaaatataaaacgAGGTTAaagattggggaaaaaaaaaaagagattacaaAAATATTTTAAGAGCTTTGAAGGAAGTGCCAAATCTTCCTCAAAAAAAGGGTCTGGTTGTAGCTATTGGGAAAGGCACAAGCAACCTTgaattgccaacagccacacactaATTATGTGATGCTGTAGCTCGCAGGGTATTATGTGATGTAGCTAATTGtgagggcacacaaacagccagctcttagGAACAAAAACAGAAGTGTTGTCTACAGAGAAGGAAGGTGAATCAACATTAGTATATGGCAAGTAGGTCAAGTTCTGAAGTCACACAGGTAAAGCTGGTAAGTTGGATTGCTTTGGACTCAACTCTGTTTATTGAGTTTGTAGAACCAGAACTTCTACAGATGGGAGAGTGATACTTCCTACGAGGGCAGATATGTCCTTTGTATAATTgaagcagctgttcagaagaaaagaatgtacGGCACATGAACAATACttctagtttcttagaggtagacttgtTTTTGTAATGCGGGTTTCCAAGATAGGTTAGATATTACAATGATACCAAAGATGTTTATTGCATCGAGTGGTGGAAATACAAATGCTTTGAAAGGCCTCCAGTGAAGGGTAACTGTATTGCAATAGCTGGGTTCCCTTGTCATGATTTAGCTACAGTAACTGGATAGGTTGGCAAACCTGTTTTTTGCATGCCTCCTTTGTCACTGTAAAGGGCTTGATTTTTGAACACCAAATTGATATTTTGATTTAATCAGGGACTGAATATCTGTCTTTGTCAACTTTTGTTGTATAGTTAATGCATAGAGTTgtattgtaagttgatgcaaaaTTTGCGCTTCCCGATGACTTTTTCTATAGAAAGCTGAAGGTAAACAGTATGACCTTTCTCATTTTAACTCCACTCTCTGACATGGGCTTTAGGCCCATTGTTAAGATGAATTTATCAGTCTTTCTATTAACCATCTATTTAAGATAATTTGATGTTTTACTAGGAATACCAACATCAGCCATTGAGTATGAGAATTACTGTCAGAGGAGAATTTATACAGCAAAATTGCCTTAAAAGTAATGATTGGAGATTTTTCTTGAATTAAATTGGAACCAACTTTTCGAGCTGTCCTGATTACAcacattgatatttttttttgtcttctgtaGCCTATTGATGTTTTCAGTTCATAGAATTTGTTATTATAGAGTGCACCAACGTATGTTTCTTATAATTTTTTCACATTACAGACTAGCTATCCAGAACAGAAAGTGGTGACTGTTGGACAGTTTCGTATTGGTATGTGTCATGGTCACCAGGTTGTTCCCTGGGGGGATCCAGCAGCTTTCTCCCTCATTGCAAGACAGCTGGATGCAGATATCCTCATTTCAGGTCATACACATAAATTTGAAGCTTTTGAAGCAGAATCTCGATTCTTTATCAACCCTGGTTCTGCTACAGGAGCATACAGTGCTCTAGATGGGTTAGTATTTAACTTTTTTTGTATATCCAAAAGTATTTGAGAGGTTGTATGATTTCACTGTATTCATTAATCTGTTAAGTAAACTGTGATTCAGTAGTTGCAGGAATTCTTGATGAAAGTGCCCTTGAATACAACGTGCCATTATATGAAGGTCGGTAGGAAAATAGGAAGATAATCTAATGATTATTTACTGTACTTGACAGCATACCATGGAGACATTTCTTTGACTTGTGTATGTGATAGGCAACATATACTTCGTGAAACTTTAGATTAAACTGCCTGATTGAGTGGCCCCTTCCCTTCAAATTACTGGCTGTCACGTTCTTGCTAAATGCTGGCTAAGTTTACGATTTGCCATTGACATTTATTGTTACTAGTAACCAATAGCTGTACCCTTGATGTGGTGACATCTTTAAATGCATATAACAGACTAGTAGGTAGATTGTTAGATCTACTTACTGTATGCACAGAGTGAGCATATCATCCATGAAAGAGATGAAGTTTGCTGTTGATTTAGGAAAGTGCATTGTGGAATCATGTTTTTATATACTGTATTGAAGAATGGATCATCATGACCTCAATTTCGTATCCTACTTGCTTTAGAAAATATTAGAGAAAAGGCTTCAGAGCAGTCAGTAAAGATGTCATATTTAGCTGTGATATCTTCAGTGAACTCTAAAGCCTCATAAGGTAATCTCAGTAATCATAAGTTTAGGTATGTCTAGAACATTATTCCAGAATTTTTCATTTACTGATTATGTTGATCTATCATGTTTTTCACGAGTGAATTTAGTAGTTATGATTACAAGGAAGTCAACTGGAGTATTTATTGTATTACTAAATTTACTCCAGAATTTATTTTCTGCTGTTCACAGCGTTGCATTCTTATTTTACTGGATTCTTTTCATTTCAGAGACATCACACCATCATTTGTGCTAATGGATATTCAGAGTTCCACAGTCGTCACTTATGTATATCAGCTAGTTGGAGATGAAGTCAAAGTGGAAAGAATAGAGTATAAAAAAGCGAACTAGGTAGTGCTATTAGTGACTGGCAAGTAAATGTTATAGGGGAGCATGTAGTAAGCAGCAAATGGAATGTGATAGCAGCACCATCCACACAGTCTGAGCTGGTTGTTAATCCGTGCTACCACAAGTAAAAGTGATCGACCAAGAACCCCTCAGTTggatatatattatcttgttGATATTGTGGTTGAAAGGCTTATGATTCACTGGTGGTTTCTTTCACTTTCTTAGTGCACCAAGCATGTAAAACTTTTGCACTGTTTGGTCACATTATTTGCAGAtgtaaaaaatgaataaactgaAATTGGTACTTGTTAATTATATTATTGTAGAAATATTATGTAAGTGAACTACAAGGGATGGGTTAGACTAAAGGCCTGAGTTAAATAAGGGTATATTTCACTTGAAAGATATTTTAGTAAATGTAGGATAAGATTTTCATTGACGTAGCGATAATGAGCAAATCATAGTTTTGTGTGCCATAAGCAAAGTATAAGGATTTTTTAATTAAGTACTATATAGACACAGTTTCATATCAGAAGTTTTTCTACTAAATTGTATTCAAAGACTGAAATTGAGTACAAGGTGAAAATAGTACTTTATGGGTTAGATTAAAAAGTGCTGTAAAATTTTTTTGATGTATACTGTTAAAAGAGAAGTAATGATAGGACACATTTCATTGAGTAAATAGGGAGTGAAGTATGTCTTGTTTACCTTTGGTTACAGTTGAAAAATCTCAAGAGAGATTCATAACAAGACCAGATGACATGTCAAAGTGTGTCATGATATCAGTCCTGTAattctataattttctttattagAAAATTCATGTTATAAATGCCCTTGTTATTTGGGACTATTCTGATAATTATGTACTATATATTCTGATGATTATGCACAGCGTTTTTGTATCAGCACAATACTTAGTATGTGCAAAACTtagtttttattcatattttgtacaTCATTGACCACTTTTGAGTGTCTGTTGGATAACATTCCATTGCAAAATTGCAATAATTTTCTATATCCTATCATTTTTCCTGACAGCATTTGATACTGGAGTTAATTGATTTTAGTCTAAGTACAAGTGATTATTGTAGTTACCCTCCCTATGTTCAGGATAATAGAATGATTAATGAATTTTAAAATAGGCTTTTGTTTGACATTCTCAATTGAGcctccatcttttttctttataaaatttTTGATTGTTGAGAATGTTTTTTGAGAGTACAGTATTTTTCAACAATACTTGACTATAATTATATCATGAGTTTATGTCTATGtgagaaaacatttttttctctgcAAGCTGATTACAATTTTATCCTTTCTTTTTGAAGTTGTAAAACAGAGTATTTGGAGATCTGTAATATATTTACACTGTTAAGTGCTGGAGCTAGTGCATCATATTTGGTAATAAAACATTCAAATAAATTATATtgttcatatgcattattttaTTTCTCCAAgtgtgcttgttttttttttggaccaTTGTTATTCTTGCTAGATGGCTGCTAACAATTTTATTTTCCACCATATGCTGTCTAGTATTTCTTTCATGTCTTGGAAGCCATATATCCTTGTCCACCATATCCCTCTTGTCCCACATATGTTTTCCACTGGCACCTCTTTCACCTctacatgtatttttttctgtCCTGGAGATGAATTTCACCCATATGAGTTACTCTCTTGGCTTACAGAGATTGATTTTCCATGTTTGACAATGAGCCATGAAAAAACATATTTGTATGTTCTGTTTGAATATATAGAATAGACATGAACAAGAAGTCAACCGATCATACATGCTTAAAATTATTTGAATGAGTGGTCACCAAGAGCTTGTTGACCATAAGTTATCACCTTTATATTCTCAGTGAAGAGACACACTTCCGTACTGTATTAGCAGCCAACCTCAACCCTACAGGTGGTTACTCATTTTGTTAAAGGTAGCATATCAGTTGGTTCTTTTTGTGATCTACCTATTCTTTGAGGTCACATCAGCCATGCACAAGCTATAAATTACTGGCAGGAGAGGTTTTGGTAGATTTTTGGTTTAACAATAACTGAAGGAGATTGTTCCAACCAGAGACTCTGATTTTTTCCTATCTTGATTGATTTTACTGACAATTGTTCATGACAGGAAATAAATCAAATatttataatagatatataatgtgtggaatTGTGTATGCAAGGTAGGCATGTATAggtagggataagtggagacttttttcACCATGGCCACTGCTTTGGTGGGAATTTcctgagggaacaggcattaCACTCGAACAAATAGATTATTCATGATAAAATTTCCCACAAACTAATGGTTTTTCTGCATACATGCTCAATGTTTTCCACCACTGTCAAGTTAGCACAAGAATAAACAACAGtttcacttgctcacatccactctccatctCACTTGGAGTTCTCCAAAATCAGAACCCATCATTCACAGGTAGGCCTGACAAACTATTCCATAGTTTCCCTTCACCTTCATATAACCTAGTTCTACCCACTGACAGTATGTTGCTCTAATATACCTCATCATTCTAATTTATTGTATCtgatgcatgcctctcaccctcctgtatgatc is a window from the Panulirus ornatus isolate Po-2019 chromosome 3, ASM3632096v1, whole genome shotgun sequence genome containing:
- the Vps29 gene encoding vacuolar protein sorting-associated protein 29 isoform X1, which codes for MELQLNILVLVLGDLHIPHRVSSLPAKFKKLLVPGRIQHILCTGNLCTKESYDYLKTLAADVHVVRGDFDETSYPEQKVVTVGQFRIGMCHGHQVVPWGDPAAFSLIARQLDADILISGHTHKFEAFEAESRFFINPGSATGAYSALDGDITPSFVLMDIQSSTVVTYVYQLVGDEVKVERIEYKKAN
- the Vps29 gene encoding vacuolar protein sorting-associated protein 29 isoform X2; translated protein: MLVLVLGDLHIPHRVSSLPAKFKKLLVPGRIQHILCTGNLCTKESYDYLKTLAADVHVVRGDFDETSYPEQKVVTVGQFRIGMCHGHQVVPWGDPAAFSLIARQLDADILISGHTHKFEAFEAESRFFINPGSATGAYSALDGDITPSFVLMDIQSSTVVTYVYQLVGDEVKVERIEYKKAN